In the genome of Rhodoferax fermentans, one region contains:
- a CDS encoding SRPBCC family protein, which produces MAITVKLDLGYEFAVKAAYHTVFELLSNVPQSASHFPKLDKLVDLGDNVYRWEMAKIGVAKFVLQTIYASKYVSNPTKGSVVWTPVAGEGNALVSGSWKIVDKKTSTHLTLKIQGEVMMPLPSLVKMVVVPAVQAEFEQLVEQYIDHLTQALGGEV; this is translated from the coding sequence ATGGCCATCACTGTCAAGCTGGATCTGGGTTACGAATTTGCCGTCAAGGCGGCCTATCACACCGTGTTTGAGCTGCTGTCCAATGTGCCCCAATCCGCCAGCCACTTTCCCAAGCTGGACAAGTTGGTGGACCTGGGTGACAACGTGTACCGCTGGGAGATGGCCAAAATTGGCGTGGCCAAGTTTGTGCTGCAGACCATTTATGCCTCCAAATATGTGAGCAACCCGACCAAGGGCTCGGTCGTCTGGACCCCGGTGGCCGGTGAAGGCAACGCCCTGGTGTCGGGCAGCTGGAAGATCGTCGACAAAAAAACGTCTACCCATCTGACGCTGAAGATCCAGGGCGAGGTCATGATGCCCCTGCCCAGCCTGGTCAAGATGGTGGTGGTGCCCGCGGTGCAGGCCGAGTTTGAACAGCTGGTGGAGCAGTACATCGACCACCTCACCCAAGCCCTGGGCGGCGAGGTCTGA